One Triticum dicoccoides isolate Atlit2015 ecotype Zavitan chromosome 3B, WEW_v2.0, whole genome shotgun sequence genomic window, CATGTAAGACACTATCCGGAAAAAggatgagacaactgcgaatttgactcaggttgacacagggcgacggtgaaattccttcatgtTTCAGACGGACGGTCAAGAAAGAACGGTCATGTTGAGTACAGATAACTCTTATATGTAGCTTCCAATATGTGAATTGTTCACTTTTCACGCAGACAGTGATAGATGTGTGATGGCGTTGAGCGGATACTCTGTAAGTTGAGAGCACAAAGTAGCATAATGAGGAACTTaactttgctcgagtgttgactgtgaaaAAAACGAGAAGGGGCTATAGTTGCagatggagtcacatggagtcaggGAGCAGCAGTGGTGTTCATGGCTATCTCAAGTCCGATGTAAATGAAGGTTCGACGCATGGATGAATCCAAGGTGGttaagaatattcgccaaggtggagtttgttagagttgtgtggaATATTatttgtacaaggtaggttacagttggacctagatttggactgtgtgtagacaaGGTAGGAGTCGTGTTATGTACCCCTAGGCCTCTTATATAATGAGGGGATAGACGCACGATGTAACatgtgccaacataatagcacatgaaCGCAGTGAAAGCCGACGACATGTGTCAGCGTCCAggacgaccgggtgcggtattgtagcggtgtcatgggaaggagctcccatagtcaggccccggggttgtagtcatatcggtgaacctcgttaacaaaactcggtgtcgtgctcgtgtgatttgcTCGGTCCTcagatgatcgacggtatgcctcggatttattctaacacatAGGCCGTCACAACGGCGGAATCCGAGGACACAAGTTCATCATAAGGATGCCGCCACCGTCACGACATCTCCTCTTGAACGGACTGGTTTCCAAATACATCACCGATTATAGAGACGACCGCCTCACCGGAGAAGAATCCGAAGCTTTTTTATTTAGCATCACCGCCGCGGCCGCCGAAGCCAATATGTCGAACGATCTAAAAACCTAAGTTATTAGGGTACTAGAACCTACAACTAAAATGATCCGCATACATGGGATCCGGTGACCCGTCACCACCGACGACCAAAAGGTTGCTAGCGGAGGGGAGTCGCCGGCACCGAAAGAGCTGGTtctcttggcggcggcggcgctgaggGTCAACATATTTGGCTAGGGACTCCCTCCGTATTGCACGTATCCCTAAAAGAAGATCTCGGCATGCGTTTttcctttttcaaaaagaaaatctcTCTTTGCGTATCCTATAGAAAAAAATATATCTCTCTGCTGCcccgaatgacatgtgggcccaaagcTACCGCACCGCCAATTCGGAAAGTCGATCTAGAACTTTCTCCATCGGTGCCCGAAGGACTCCCCACTGCTCCGCGCTCGTTCACCACCTTTCAGAAGTTTCCATCACCTTCCAGACTCCCCGCCTCCGGCGACCTACATAAACTCCCTCCTCCTCGCCATCGCATCCCCACCAAAGCATTCCACAAAATTCAACAAGCAATCCAACGCAGTCCAACCCGAGGAGATCGATCGAGCTCGACATCCGCGAGCGAGAATGGCGGGCATGGTGTTCGGCTTGGAGAACCCGATGATGACGGCGCTGCAGCACCTGCTGGACATCCCAGACGGCGAGTCCGGCCTCGCCGCCGGCGAGAAGCAGGGCCCGACGCGTGCCTACGTCCGGGACGCGCGCGCCATGGCGGCCACCCCCGCCGACGTGAAGGAGCTGCCGGGCGCGTACGCGTTCGTGGTGGACATGCCGGGGCTGGGTTCCAGCGACATCCAGGTGCAGGTGGAGGACGAGCGGGTGCTGGTGATCAGCGGCGagcggaggagggaggagaaggaggACGCCAAGTACCTGCGGATGGAGCGCCGCATGGGCAAGCTGATGCGCAAGTTCGTGCTGCCCGAGAACGCCGACATGGAGAAGATCTCCGCCGTGTGCCGCGATGGCGTGCTGACCGTCACCGTCGAGAAGCTGCCGCCGCCCGAgcccaagaagcccaagaccaTCCAGGTCCAGGTCGCCTGAGCTGAGATGGATGGTGTGCGCGTCGAATCGAAGCAGAGTGTGAGTGGGAGCGAGTTTCCTGTGACGAGTAATGGAGTGTGTGTCTTTTGATCTCATCTGCTAGAGTGTGTGTGTGTCGTATCGATTCCTGCGCACTGGTGAAGATTAGATGTTTCGTTAATGGAAATGGGGATGATCTGCGGCTTTGCCTGAATAAAACATGTGATTCTGTATTTCTCTTGGCCACATTTTCTATTGAAAAATCCAAGATGTTCGTTTCTACTCAGTGTTCTGAAAAATTCAGAAAGCTGTGTTTGTAACTTGACGGAATGTCTTCCATTTTGGGAAGAATTCAGAAAAATCCATATTTGTCTTCCATTTTCCTCTTAACAAATGTCTGCCTTTTGGGAAGATAAAAAAAAATCCCAGTTAGAATTGAGAATTCAGAAATGTTATTCTGCTTTGGCTGAATGAAACATGTGAGAATCTCCAAATTCGATTGATCGAGGAATATAGTGTTGACTTTTTCCACCCAAAATAGCATGAAAGTCATTCCTTGGCTATTTTTATTATATAGACAAATACAACTGAAGGTTAAGTTCGTTTCCCAAGAAtttgatatttttttgaatttttcaaaattatTATTTTTCCCTAGTGCACCTACACCCGAGAGCCAAAGGTACTTGTCCGAGCAGAGGGGAACAAATGAAAATTGCAAGGACAAAGGCAACTTGATAAGAGACTTAGAAAATATCAATGGATTTCTTTATCTTTCACCACCATAAGGTCACGTGGCAGACGCTTGTGGTAGTTGAGTGGATCGCATCTATTAGTCGGTCGATAACAAAATTTGTCTAAGTAAAATTGATGATAAAGCCCGAAACGCTAAACACGATTAAAAGTAAAGGATGAAAAGTATAAATGACATGGAATTTTATGCTCCCAAACTCAAACTTCGGGGTGGTTTGTTTCCAAGCTACAATTTGCCACTGTTTGTCACATATCGACTTAGACAagttctaccaagttagatgtatgTTTGGTTCTTGCCACAACTAAAGCAAGAGTTTCTTTTATTAACAGTAAGTCCCACATGTCATAGATAGAAAAAGTTTGGCATAATTCTTTAAGGCAAGCTTAAGTGTGGCTAATAATTTGACCTCATATAAGACAAATATGGCATAATACTGTAGCAATATGTGGCAAAGATAGTCAAAATCCAAACAAACATGaataacaaaattcaaaaaaaatgtaaTAAATGAGAGGTTTTTAATGAACATCAACATATGCTCTAACTACTTGAAATCTTTTGCCAAGAAAAGACATTCATGATGGTCTGTATCATAAAGATTTGGGTCTCAGAAAAGTTATTTGCAGCACTCATGTTTGTATTTTTCTTTCATATAGACTAGGCTAGGACGGATGTCACATTGCAAAAAAAAAACTATTATTTTGCTTACTAAGTGTTTTTTATTTTATTGCTACTGTATTTCTCATATAATAGATAGATCACTTATATGAAGCTGAGAAATAAAATCAGGCATAAAAACGTCCCAAAAGCTAGGTAATCTAGAATTATAGCAATGTTTAGCTAAGCCATGTGCTGCAGTATTTGCTTCTCTGGAGCAATATGTGAACTGAACTTTTGCAAAATCCCGTATCAAGTCTTTGCACTCTGCTATCGTGGCGACATCACGCCATTGATAGCCATCGTTAAGATTGATCGCATCTACTGCGTAACTGCAATCTGATTCAATCTACAGAATATTAAATCCAATTTGGCCTGCAGGTTATAGTCTAACTTTAATGGCAGTAATTTATTGCTTACAGGTGTTTGCATTTAACTTTGGAATTAGAGCATTCATAGGCGGGCGCTCCAAACCAGCCTCAAACACCCGGACGGCCTGtccggtcactgaccggtcacgGAATTTCGATCCAGACGGGCGCCTTAAACAAGCCTCAAACGTCCGGACTGACTGTCACCCTCGCATCTAGCCTACATATAGCGCTAATATGGGGCGCCAGGGCGTTCTCCACGTCAGACCCGATAGCCCGACCCCATCCCAAATTACACCAGATCCAGCCCCAGAGTTGCCCCATTTTTTCTCTCCTCTTTTCTTCGTCCTCCATCTCGCAGCTCCGCTACCGCCCCGCTCCACAGTCTAACCGGATATTTTGTGATTTTATTAGGCAAAACAATGGATTCTGATGCTTCGTCTGACGAGGAGTATGGGCCAACGGAGCTTGATCAAATAATTCAAGATGAGTTCTTCGATTCCTCGGATTCGGGCGAAGAAGTGGACATGATCAGgctcatgagcatgcaagaggaaatTGACCGATAGGTGGAGCATATTCTCAACTTCAAGGGCTCAATCAAAGGGAGAAGAGTGATCAATCGGGATAGGGTGTCTGGAGCACGGCTATTACAGAAGGACTACTTTGCTCCAAAACAAACATTCACGGATGATCCATGGTTTCGTCGCCGTTTCCGCATGCGGAAACCATTGTTCTTATGCATTGTGGAGGGAATGGAGGCACATGATGACTACTTCAAGCTCACGAGGGATTGTTGCGGCCAACTTTTTTTCTCTACTAAGCAGAAGTGCACGGCTGCACTGAGGATGCTTGTACGTGGTATTGCCGCGGAT contains:
- the LOC119280961 gene encoding 17.5 kDa class II heat shock protein-like; translated protein: MAGMVFGLENPMMTALQHLLDIPDGESGLAAGEKQGPTRAYVRDARAMAATPADVKELPGAYAFVVDMPGLGSSDIQVQVEDERVLVISGERRREEKEDAKYLRMERRMGKLMRKFVLPENADMEKISAVCRDGVLTVTVEKLPPPEPKKPKTIQVQVA